A window of Nonomuraea angiospora genomic DNA:
GAGCGGGCACCGGATCAGGGCGGCGGCGGTGGCGAGCCTGCGGGCCGCGCTGTTCGACGTGCGCTCTGGCAACGACGAGCTGATCACACGTGCGGCCCCGGAGGTCGCCCCCGCCGGGACCCCGGCTGCGGAGGTCGCCCCCGGCGCGGCCGTGGACCCGGAGGTCGTCCCCGTCGGGGTCGTGGATCTGCGTGACCCGGTCGGCGCGGCGCGCGAGCTGGAGCGGCTGGCCGCCGAAGGCGTCCGGGCCGTCCGGCTGTTCCCCGACGAGCAGGGCGTCGAGGCGGGCTTCCCCTCCGTCAGGCACGTCGCGCGCCGGGCGGCGCGGCTCGGCCTGGTGGTGCTGACCGGCGGTGACGTGCGCAGGTTCTGGCAGCCCTTCGCGGGCCTCGGGGCCGAGGTGGTCTTCCTCGACACGCACTTCTACCACCTGGGCGACTTCCTGGTGGCGGCCGCGGAGGAGCCCGGCTTCCACACCTCCACCCGCCTGCTCAACTCCCCCGACGCGCTGGAGCTCGCCGCCGCCGAACTCGGCGCCGACCGCCTCCTGTACGGCTCGCGCGCCCCCCACTACGAGCCGCTCGTGCCCCTCCTGCGCCTGGCCACCAGCGGGTTGAAGCCGGAGGAGATCGCCGCCGTGGCGGGCGGCAACGCGGAAAGGCTCCTGAGGAGGCCGCAGTCATGATCATCGACGTGCACGCCCACTGGGGCCCGTGGTTCTTCACCATGGACGTGGCCGAGGCCAACCTCGCCACCATGGACCGCTACGGCATCGACCGCGCGATCGTCTCCGCCACCGAGGCCGTCATCTACGACGCCGCCGCCGGAAACCGCGCCCTGGCCTCCTACCTGGAGACGCAGGAGCGCCTGCTCGGCTACGTCACGGTCAACCCGCGCCGGCTGCGCGAGGCGGAGGCGGACCTGGCGGCGTACCTGCCGGGCGGCCGGTTCGTCGGCGTCAAGATCCACACCGACTACACGGGCTCGCCGGTCGGCTCCGCGCAACTGCGTGAGGCGCTCACGCTGGTGGCCGCCACCGGGCGGCCCGCGCTCGTGCACACCTGGGGCACGTCCGTGCTCGCCCTGGCGGAGGTCTGCGCCGACATCCCGGACCTGCGGGTGATCGCCGGGCACATGGGCGCCGACGGGTTCCGGTACGCCATCGAGGCCGCGAACGCCTGTGACCGCCTCTACCTGGAGCCCTGCTGGTCACACTTCCCCGCCGGCCGCATCGCGGAGGTGGTGGCGGCCGTGGACCCGGGGCAGCTGCTGTTCGGCACGGACGCGACGCTGATCGACCCGTCGTCGGCGTTCGGGGCGGTCGCGGCGGCCGGGCTCACCGGCGCGACCGCCGAGCGGATCGCCTGGCGCAACGCCGCGGCGCTCTTCGCTCTGGACATTACGGCCTAGCCCGTTATAGCGTGCGGGCCAACTTCACCAAGGGAGCCCGCGCATGATCCCCCGCCGTCGTTTCCTCCAGGCGGCCGCCGCGACCACGGCGGCCGCCACGCTCACGGCCCCGCCGGCCCGCGCCACCGTCCACAAGAAGGTCCAGCCCGAAGGCACCCTCACCGACCTGGGGCCGGCGAGCGTCGCCAGCCCGCTGGGCAACGGCGAGTTCGTCGGCGGCGTGCTCTACGCGGGCTCGCGCGGCCTGTCGCCCAACGTGGTCGGCGCGTTCGACCTCGCCCAGGATTCGGTCACGACCCATTTCGACATCCCGACCGGCGTGGGCATCTGGGCGATGTGCAAGGTGGGCACCGACGTCTACGTCGGCACCCACGCGAGATCCGACCTGTACAAGATCGACACCGTCGCCGGCCAGGTCACCAAGGTCGCCGAATACCCCGACCACTACATCTGGACCATGGCTTCCTCCCCCGACGGCAAGGTCTACCTGGGCACGTCGGAGCCGGGCCGCGTCCGGGAGTACGACCCGGCCACCGGCACGAGCCGCGACCTGGGCGAGCCCGCCCCCGGCGAGGCGTACGTCCGCAGCATCCAGGCCGACGACACCTACGTCTACGCCGGGATCGGCGCCAACGCCCACCTGATCGCCATCGACCGCAGGACCGGCGAGAAGCGCGAGCTCCTGCCCTCAGCCGTGGCCGACCGCGACTGGGTCTCCAGCATGGGCATGTCGGATACCCACCTGGCCGGCGGCATGAACTCGCTGGGCGAGCTGCTCGTGCTGGAGAAGGCCGCGCCGCAGAACTACAAGGTCGTCAAGGCCACCGCGGCCGGCGAGAAGTACGTCGTCGCGGTCCTGATCCACGACGGGTACGTCTACTTCGCCGGCCGCCCCTCCGGCACGTTCTACCGCTACCACCTGGCCACGGAGAAGCTGGAGGTGCTCGGCGTCCCCTACTTCGAGGCCCTGACCCACCGCCTGCTCGCCCACGAGGGCCGCATCTACGGCATCCAGGACAGCGCGGTCTTCGTCTACGACCCGGCGACCGGCTCCCTCGAGTACGTCAACCTCGTCCAGCGCGGCTTCAAGGCCGCACCCGAGGAGCCGATGTCCGTGCACTCCGACGGCCGGCGCGTCTACGTCGGCGGCAAGGGCGGCGCCGACGTCCACGACCTGGCGACCGGCAAGGTGACCCGGCTGGGCATCTCGGGCGAACCGAAGACGCTGCTCACCGTCGGCGACACCACGTACCTGGGCGTCTACACCCAGGCGGCCCTGTACGCGCACCACCGCGGGAAGACCGAGGCCGACCTGGTCGCCCGCACCGGCAACCAGCAGGACCGCCCGCGCGACCTCGCCTACGACGCCACGACGGGCCTGATCGTGATGCCCACCCAGCCGGAGCCCGGCCACATGAACGGCGCCCTCTCGCTGTACTCGCCCGGCAAGGGCACGTACGAGACCTACCGGCCGGTGGTGGAGCGCCAGACCGTCTACTCGGTCGTCGCCCGGCACGGCGTCGCCTACCTGGGCACCCTCATCCAGGAGGGCCTCGGCCTGCCGCCGGTCACGACGACCGCCCGCCTGGCCGCCTTCGACCTGCGCACGCGCAAGCTGCTCTGGCAGCACGAGCCGATCCCCGGGGCCCGCATGATCTCCTCGCTCGCCCTCGGCAGGAACGGCACCCTGTACGGGATGGCGAGCACGGGCGAGGTGTTCGAGTTCGACCCGCGCAGCAGGAAGGTCACCAGGACGATCAAGGTCGGGGCGAAGGGCGGCGAGCTGTTCGTCACCGGCCGGGTGGCGTACTGCACGGACGGCGGCTCGATCTACAAGATCGACCTGGTCGCGTTCACGTCGAAGGCCATCGTGGAGGGACTGGCCGGGCAGTGGTTCGGCGGCGAGCCCAAGCTGGCGCTCGACCCCTCCCGCCGGGCCCTGTACGCGGTGCGCGCCCGCAACCTCGTCCGGGTGGCCATCGCGGGCCGCTGACTCACCCGAACGCGGCGACCACGACGGCCCGTTCCTCCTCCTGGAGGGGCGGGCCGTACGGGTCGTGGGCGTGCGTCTCGGGCACGCGGCCCTCGGCGGCGGCCAGCCAGAGCATGCGCTGCACGTAGCCCTCCATGGGCTCGGTGAAGGTGACCTGCGCCAGCCGGTCCAGCCGCCCGGACGCCTCCTCGAACGCCCGCAGGTCCTTGCCCGCGAACGCCTCCAGGACCGCGGCGGTCACCCCGACGCTGGCCGCGGCGATGCCGACCAGGGCCGCCTCGGCCCCCCACAGCAGGGACGGGCCGAACATGCGGTCCTCCCCCGTGATCGCCAGCCGGTCCGCCTCCCTGGCCAGCGCGATGGCGCGCTGGCAGCCCATCGCGTCCGACAGCAGCGCCGTCTTCAGCCCCGCCACGCCGGGATGCGCCAGCAGCTCGCGCAGCGTCCCGGCCGGGCACGGGCGCGTGTAGAGGTCGAAGGCGATCATCGGCAGCCGGGCCGCCCGCCACACCTCCTCGTGCAGCGCCACCCGGTCGCCGTCCGA
This region includes:
- a CDS encoding amidohydrolase family protein, encoding MIIDVHAHWGPWFFTMDVAEANLATMDRYGIDRAIVSATEAVIYDAAAGNRALASYLETQERLLGYVTVNPRRLREAEADLAAYLPGGRFVGVKIHTDYTGSPVGSAQLREALTLVAATGRPALVHTWGTSVLALAEVCADIPDLRVIAGHMGADGFRYAIEAANACDRLYLEPCWSHFPAGRIAEVVAAVDPGQLLFGTDATLIDPSSAFGAVAAAGLTGATAERIAWRNAAALFALDITA
- a CDS encoding dihydrodipicolinate synthase family protein yields the protein MDIAVRNLRDRLRGSLIAAAATPMTASGEVDLDLVSRYLAGLVADGATGLAVLAHTGRGPYLAPGVRAAVIERALALGVPVLAGVGGGAEDPAAQARVAAELGADGVLVFPSDGDRVALHEEVWRAARLPMIAFDLYTRPCPAGTLRELLAHPGVAGLKTALLSDAMGCQRAIALAREADRLAITGEDRMFGPSLLWGAEAALVGIAAASVGVTAAVLEAFAGKDLRAFEEASGRLDRLAQVTFTEPMEGYVQRMLWLAAAEGRVPETHAHDPYGPPLQEEERAVVVAAFG
- a CDS encoding amidohydrolase family protein; its protein translation is MAIEDGSGIPFDAWRLVGGLEVALDVDVLFGAYPDRDGPPGAPEQVLRLLSGHRIRAAAVASLRAALFDVRSGNDELITRAAPEVAPAGTPAAEVAPGAAVDPEVVPVGVVDLRDPVGAARELERLAAEGVRAVRLFPDEQGVEAGFPSVRHVARRAARLGLVVLTGGDVRRFWQPFAGLGAEVVFLDTHFYHLGDFLVAAAEEPGFHTSTRLLNSPDALELAAAELGADRLLYGSRAPHYEPLVPLLRLATSGLKPEEIAAVAGGNAERLLRRPQS